In one Neobacillus sp. WH10 genomic region, the following are encoded:
- the rpmD gene encoding 50S ribosomal protein L30, producing MAKLLITLNRSVIGRPEDQRETVKALGLRKLNQTVEHQDNAAIRGMINKVAHLVTVKEQ from the coding sequence ATGGCGAAACTTTTAATTACCCTCAACCGCAGCGTAATTGGTCGCCCTGAGGACCAACGTGAAACAGTTAAAGCGCTAGGATTACGTAAATTAAATCAAACAGTTGAGCATCAAGATAACGCTGCGATTCGCGGTATGATTAACAAAGTTGCTCACCTTGTAACAGTTAAAGAACAATAA
- the rplO gene encoding 50S ribosomal protein L15 yields MKLHELQPAEGSRQERKRLGRGIGSGQGKTAGKGHKGQNARSGGGVRVGFEGGQTPLYRRLPKRGFTNISRKEYAVVNLDALNRFEEGTEVTPELLIETGVVSNEKAGIKILAKGNVEKKLTVKANKFSSAAKEAIEAAGGTIEVI; encoded by the coding sequence ATGAAACTTCATGAATTACAACCTGCCGAAGGTTCTCGTCAAGAACGTAAACGTTTAGGTCGCGGGATCGGTTCTGGTCAAGGAAAAACAGCAGGTAAAGGTCATAAAGGTCAAAATGCTCGTTCTGGCGGCGGTGTTCGCGTTGGTTTTGAAGGTGGTCAAACACCTTTATATCGTCGTTTACCAAAACGTGGTTTTACCAACATCAGCCGTAAAGAATATGCTGTTGTCAATCTTGATGCATTAAATCGCTTTGAAGAAGGTACAGAAGTTACTCCAGAGCTTCTTATCGAAACAGGCGTTGTAAGTAACGAAAAAGCAGGAATCAAGATTCTTGCTAAAGGGAACGTTGAGAAAAAGTTGACTGTAAAAGCTAACAAATTCTCCTCTGCTGCTAAGGAAGCGATCGAAGCTGCTGGTGGAACTATTGAGGTGATTTAA